The Streptomyces sp. NBC_00440 genome contains a region encoding:
- the rsmD gene encoding 16S rRNA (guanine(966)-N(2))-methyltransferase RsmD, translating to MTRVIAGTAGGRRLAVPPGNGTRPTSDRAREGLFSTWEALLGTLDGTRIADLYAGSGAVGLEALSRGAAHALLVEADARAVATVRDNVRTLGLPGAEVRTGKAEQIVTGPAPGSPYDVVFLDPPYAVTDDDLREILLTIGAQGWLTGDALVTVERSTRGGEFKWPKGFEPLRARRYGEATLWYGRAASTCEDAR from the coding sequence ATGACCCGCGTGATCGCCGGTACGGCCGGCGGGCGCCGCCTCGCCGTACCGCCGGGCAACGGCACCCGCCCCACATCCGACCGTGCGCGCGAAGGGCTCTTCTCCACCTGGGAAGCGCTGCTCGGCACCCTGGACGGAACCCGGATCGCCGATCTGTACGCAGGGTCGGGCGCCGTCGGCCTGGAGGCGCTCTCCCGTGGCGCTGCGCATGCGCTGCTCGTCGAGGCGGACGCACGGGCGGTGGCCACGGTCCGCGACAACGTCCGTACGCTCGGTCTCCCCGGTGCGGAAGTGCGGACCGGCAAAGCCGAGCAGATCGTGACAGGACCGGCGCCGGGCTCCCCGTACGACGTGGTTTTCCTCGATCCGCCGTACGCCGTCACCGATGACGATCTTCGCGAGATCCTGCTCACAATCGGTGCTCAGGGCTGGCTCACCGGCGACGCGCTCGTCACGGTGGAACGGAGCACAAGAGGCGGAGAGTTCAAGTGGCCCAAGGGATTTGAGCCGCTGCGGGCCCGCCGGTACGGCGAGGCCACGCTTTGGTACGGTCGCGCCGCCTCTACGTGCGAAGACGCACGATGA